The Arachis ipaensis cultivar K30076 chromosome B03, Araip1.1, whole genome shotgun sequence region TGCATCTAATCGGTTGTTTACCAGATTAAAGATAATCACTACACTTGAATAGCAAAAGTTAGGTAGCCAAGGTTAGATTAGGGGGGATAGCAGCATATTAAAAGGCATGGCTTGATAAAATTTAAAAGCTTGTTTACCAATGTAAAGATCATCAGTAATCCTTAATAGCGAAAGTTAGTCACTCAAAATCAGATTAGCAGGGAATAGTTCGAGAATACACTAGAATGTATTCTGGATATAAATAGTATTAACAACAAATATATGGCAAGATTGAGGATGACTATTATTTGAAGGTATTATTACTATTACTATTACTATTATAACAAAAAAGAACAAATGACAAATTACCTGTGCAGGGAAGAGTCCAAAGTCAAACAAAACACTGCCATCAAACTGTATATCCTTGAAATTCCTGAAATGTACCTTGCCGCACAAAAGCTGGAGCTGCAGCGGACCACAGGTAGCTCAAAAGTCAAGGGTGTGGACACCTGAGGTCAAAGAAATTACCCTGATTCAACGAATGGGATCGTCCTGGAAAAGTTGATACAAACCAATTTTACATGCATGAAGTTGGCAGACGCAGATTATGGCACAACACAAAGCGATCATAGCATGATAACCATGTGGGGAGGTTTTATTTGTGAAATCATTGTGATAAACAACcaaaaagtaaaaaacaaaagCAGAGATGAATAAGGAATTACTGAGGTAATATGAAAAAGAAAGTGTGTCAGCGATGGTGAGGAGCAAGATCCACAAGAACGGCTAAAAGAAGGACCGACAGAACGATCACAGACACACCTTGATGTGCCCGTTTGAGTGAAGTGAGTGACGACTGCTTCAAGGGTTTGAAGGGGAATGCAGGAGGATAGGGTCACAACATAACAGTGGGCCAATGCTCACCCAATCCATAGTTACAAAGAGAACAGATTGGGCCCATGTCAGGAGAAAAGGCCGGCAATGTTTGAAAATAAAATGATGTATCAATTAATATCTTTGTATTGAAATGGCCAGAACAAAAGGCTAGCCCAAACCAACATTTCCCAGCTACGACTAAAATATGATAAGTTGCGAAGAGAGGAAAATGGTAACCGCAACACAAGATGCCTGGCCAAACCAGCCATTTTGCATTACCAAGAAATCCAGATCTGGCCTCACTAATATACACTACACAATACATTAACTAATAACGACGTAATATACAGCGgcatttataaaatataaataaaacattaaaCATTCATAGATCAAAAGACATGCAGTTGGAGATCAAAATCATAGCGAACTCATCGGCCCCGGGGGACAGGATGCAATCAAATCGGGGGCCACAATTAAATATTACAAATGGCAAATCACTAAGTTGTTCAGATAGTGTGTACATAAATCTTAACAAAGAAAAGCGCAAAACACAACCAGAAACAACAACACGTTATTCAGAAATCCTCAGACTTCTAGATAAAACCCCATGCACCCCTTGATCGAAACAACTCCAGGACATCTCACGCATCCAACGAACCTGACAACTCCGTCAGTCAGACCAACAGAGCGGAACTGGGCCTCCGATGCGACCGCAACAAGCGATGACTCAAGACCGTCGAAATCACGGATAGCATGGCTGATCCCGAGAAGGTCACAACCAAACTTAACACATGGTGTATCGATCAGGTTAGGATCGCCAATAAAGAGATGCCGACCCCACGCCATTCCGCCAACTTGTCCAAGGTTGATGGTCATCACATGTACTCTGAACCTTAAAGTGGACCGCTCATAGGTAACGAAATCCACATAATCATGGTGGCCAATCAACGTAGGATGATCCACACATGCGCCTGCGCCTATTTCTATCGCATCCCACGCAGACTCCATCGTTGCGTACCGAACCACAGAGACTGGTTTCTTACTAAATCTACCTTCACTATTGACCCAAAAAATACAGCTGTTGGCCACGGCATACCCACTGCTCATTCTATCAATCATTGGCAAGGTCCGCGCAGCGAAACTCTACTGACCCGCACTTGAAAGATACATATGCATGTCGTATCCAGCAGTTGCCAGGTGACGCTTCGTGAGGCTGAGAATCTTATAATCATCAGAACCCACCATGCTGAGAAAGGCATAAGCAGACCATTCATCGCGGTGGTTGAAGTGGTAACCGTCAGACCCCGGATCAGGAATAACAGACCTCCAGGAACCAAACGAGTCCCAAGCGATCAATGAACTCGAACGACCATCTATTGAGTATCTTGCACATACCTTGCCGGTGTCTGTACCCACCATGGAAAACCACGTCCAGGCAAGAGGAGCAGCAACCGGAACGGCAACACAAGTTTCAAAGACGAACATACAAAGTCGCCCACAGTCAGCCTCTTTCAGGGGGTTGTCCAGATGAAGAACCGCCGCCTCCCCCCCCCTTCGATTTGAAATGAGTCACCATATTATCCGCCCGGTTCAATCTATTGTACCAATCACGCGACATACACCTCCCTCTTCCTATGCTTTTTCCATCGGAACGAAGAAATATCTGCAAAATCAGGTCTGTTGGCAGGGCTGAGATGTTCAAGTTGATATTTACGTTAATAGATTAATGGATTAATTAATCGATATACATTATACGTTAGTATATTATTTTAACTGTGCTTGTTAGTTTGCTCATAAATAAATTGTATAATTTCTTCGGTGCTTACTAATGGCTACCATGAGAGCAAGAATATGGACAAAAATTAAGAAATGGAGTGACATCGTCAATAAATGTCGGCagcaaaaatagaaaaattgtcaACAGTCAAAAGGATAAATTGGTTGGATGGATTAATATAAAATCAGACCGATAAAATACGAGCATTGAAAAAGAGAATTCACGTAGATAACATGAGCGGGGGTTGGAATACGTGGGCGCTCAGGAAACTGGAAATTAGGATATTAACTTAGGATAGTCCACTATTATAAAATACGGATTAGTTCTACAAGAATTTTAATATGGAGTAAAAACTATGATCCTATGTATTTTGAGTATACATgaagtatttttcaaaaatttgagtctttttaatttttactgTCAAAATTTATATGTATAACAATTTCTAAtttattctctattttattttgatATACTAACTGTATAAATAATTTTGTACAATTATTCAATTAGATTTATaaattttgataacttttaaataataaatttaaaattaaaatttttcatgTGAAAATAAATTATTGNNNNNNNNNNNNNNNNNNNNNNNNNNNNNNNNNNNNNNNNNNNNNNNNNNNNNNNNNNNNNNNNNNNNNNNNNNNNNNAATCATTTAAAAAATTGTTTCTCTCTCTTTatcttcaaaaaatatttttatcaataacataaattttactatttttttagtACTTTACCATTTTACCCttatacaaaaattaaattatttgaaaaaacataagaaaaagaagggattttttattaaataaaataaaaaaatttaataatttcctAAACAAGATATTTCAGCTTTATTTTCAggaatacgattttttttttttgtaattatggCAAGTTCGCCGTACTCTCGAActttatataaattatataaagttCGCCGCACACCCCCCAACTCTATGAtaggttttcaaaataaaagcatgcatgtTGGTGTGCATATCAGAACAGCACAATTTCGTTGTTCATTTTCTCTACGATGTCAAGGAATCCATTATTATCCATTCATTACGATGGTGAAATAGTGTATGACAAAGATGGTTCAATCGTTTTTAGATCGGGACAACCGATAATTACCTATATGACACCGAAAGTCAACAGTTTAACAGCtttgaagaatttgatattgTATTCCATCGGGCAACAAGAAGCAAAAAGGGTGAAAAAATTTACTACAGTTATCCGACCGAAATTGATGGCAGTTTATTTTATAAAAGGTGTATTACAATTGTATTGTCTCTGTTGCTATAATATTTATAAGACCATGGTTgtggaaaatatttttattttctttaattatgTACCGTTTGCGCGACGACGAGGACGTATAGCTTATAAGGTCGTGGCACAACCGTTGATTAAATATTCATCTGTTAGAACTATTTGTATATCTCGTTGAAGTGGGTGGCCGAGGATCATCTGCAAATACTGTCGATGATAGTCTATTGAGTGGAGCTATTAGACGAACTATCAGAAGGATTATGGTGGATCTAAATATGCCACCTGAGGGTAGTCAGGAGGGGTCTAATGTTGAAGTTTGTAATGTTGACTTAATGGACGACGGTGTTGAAAGTCATGATGGTTCTGTTATCAGAGATCCAATGATGAATCAGTATGAAGTTAACCTCGATGACGAAAACGATGCTGACAAAGAGCCACTTGAAATTCCTGATGATGGTGATGAGGAAGAAGAGATGAACTACTACTGTGACACACAGATTGCTCTGACACAGTCTGCTATTTCTCGACCATATGACCAGTCAGATCATTTAcgaggttgaatctcgatacaaTGATTTCGGATTGGTCGTTTATCCAGGGAGGCCCTGAAGAGGATCCAAGCAACGAGTTTGAGGTTGGACAACAATTTAAGAACAAAGAAAAAGTCATGTTGGCAGTTAAGCAGTACAGTATCAGGAAGGCTGCGGAATACAAAATAGCagagagtgaccagttgaggtaCAATGCACAGTGTATCCAATTTGGACCTGGTTGTAATTGGAGTATACTCATATCATATCGCCGAAAGTAAAAAAAGTGGAAGGTTAGGAGATACATTGGGCCTCATTCTTGCATGCAAACTTTGATGGAACAAGACCATGGTAGGTTGGATTCGAAGGTGATTGCACAACGCATTTTTACGATGGTCAAAGCCGATCCAACAACCAGTATCACAACCACGCCAGTGCATGTAATCTGAGGTTTATTATATAAGAGGTGATTGGACTTTTAGTTTGCATCTGATGGTTGGATTTGGCATATATTCTTTGAGTGTAACTTCTGTTGTGTCCTACCAACAGGGTTTTGCCTTGTACAATGGTTGCATCTTCCAAGAGTAGTTTCTTGATTGAGAAGGATGAGAACAATCACACACTTGGAGGTCGAAAAAGGGACTCTTCAGTTACCTTCAAGATTGAGGCTTTATACTCCCAAGAAATTTTGAATAATGAATTAGAAAGGGTAACACACAAGCACAACCACCAATACTTAGGCCTATCTTGATTTACcttattataatatatatatatatcatccaAAATTAGGCTTATTATATATTctgtataaattattttttatgtacatataaTATGATTAgtctttaaaatatataatttacaaattaaaacactaaaatagtaatttaaatgataacatataatttaaaattttattatttaggttttatattttaaaaaaattgattaatcTTTTTCTTAATAATACAATGGAAATATCTCTCTTTTTATATAGAATAATGCTACatattcaagttttttttttgttaactaaTTCCAACCAAATTAGTCTAAGATAACAAAAATAAGTTATGGCTAGCATTATTCAAAGTCTTATTGTTTAACTTGATTAGACTTAGtttataaaaagatttgaatGTGTAATTACTCTTACACACACGTATACTTATTTAGAAATTTACTTCTTATACAATTAGAAgtcaaattttattaaaaaattcatagttgaaaaagttctttcaattaatgcaattgtTACAGAAAATCTTTTCGAGTCGAATTATAAGAAAAAAcacaaatttcatttaaattgaaaattgatcattctaacgatatctaatataaaattctTAAATTGACTATGAAGTatcaaaaattgaataaaaatttattgtggggttaaattcaataatttagtgggaataaataaattttattatcatatactactcaaaaaaatttcaaattatagtGGGGCGCTTACCCCACACTTATACATGTGCATCCGTCGTCCCTGAGTGACACTACTCACCCAACAAATCTTGGCCACAATTATGCTCATTCAGGTGGAATGCACTTTCATGCTTGCTAATTATCTTCCATGGCCAAAACCAAAATCATAACAAACCTGGAATACCCAAAACCCAAAACTAAAAGCTCTCTTTGTCTATGTTTCTTTGGAAGTAGTGCTTCAACATCAATAGGGTCAACCAACAACACAGGATCTCGTCAACAAAAAAGTTGGTTCCCATGGCAGAGGATTTTTCTGATATTACCCTTAAATCAAATATATTAACTTGAGCCAAAAGGAAGGTGAATGTTGATTAACTAACCCATTCCTTTGATGATCTACAAAATCTTAGACTTGATAGTCTCCTGAATTCCCTCTTCTTCGAGGAAATTCTCAACGTTTTTTTCCTCAGACGGATCCCTATATGATAAGTGTACAAAAAAAATAAGTTACACCCCAAATTAGTAACTTTTAGTCGAACACCTTAATCATCGACAAATTTTAATCATTAAACCAGTCCGTAGCCTTTTTGTTTTGTTAGATAAAGCAATCCTCTTGTCAAATTTTAGTAAAATGTTAAACAAATCAGTCTCTATGTTATTTAATAAAAACACAACATaccctaaaaatttttaaaattctgatATTAGACACTGATTTGGTGATTAAAATTTATTGAAGACTACAGGAATAAAAATTTCTTAGCAACTGATTTATGGTATTAtctgaaaaaaaaggaaaatatgaCAGAATTGAAGCACGGAGAAATACAGAGAAATAGTAATTGGATAAAATTAGCCTAGAAATTATGCAAAACCAGTATATGGATTATTGGGCATTGATTTCAACAATAAAAAAACAACTGAACAAAAACAAAACAGAATATTCATTCTATATAATACTTGCTAAATTAAAAAGTTCAAATTGCGATACATGTAACTCTCACCCTCTTGTCACCTGATCATCGTGTTCATCATCGCCGGCGCAACCTCCACCTCCTCGGCTCCTCCCATCGTTCCCGTCTTTGAAGCTCTTCCCTCGCCGTCCTGAGGtacggtttttttttttgaacaaaatCCTGAGGTACGGTTTGAATGGGCCATTTATTAAATAGAGGCCCAAATTATATGGGCCGGGTTGGATAGGGAGGGTGTTTGTGGTAGCGGGTCGGATCTGATTTGATTACTGGTCGTGTGTGACTGTGAGATACCACTCTGTACTGAATCATTCCGATTTTCCCAATTCGCAGATCGAAGTCGAAAATGGGGGGAGGCCACGGCGAGGGCACAACCTACAAAGGCATAACCATACACCAACCTAAGCGGTGGCACACCGTCGCCGGCAAGGGTCTCTGCGCTGTTATGTGGTTAGTTTCGCTCGTTCTTTTTCTCCGTTTCGATCTGCACTCGCTACTGATCCATATTCACCATGTCTCGGGTTGTGTGTTCTTCAGGTTTTGGGTGTTTTACAGAGCAAAGCAAGATGGTCCTGTAGTGTTGGTAAAATATTCAATTCTAACCTCTCTCAAGCTTTCTTTATTTCCATTTCTATCAAATTAATCAACCcaattattaatttttgtgtGCGTTTTTTTCTAGGGTTGGAGGCATCCTTGGGAGGGCCACGATGATCATGGCCATGGTGGTGGACACTAGGTATGATCTTCAATTTCCTCATCATTTTAGTGTTGGAGACTTGAGTTAATGAAATGTGTTATTATCTTCATATTGTATTTAAGTTTTGTGCACACCCTACTTGTTATAGTAGAAAAAATGACTATTGTCCACATTCAACGTGTCAATGCTCATCCAAAAACACAGATATGTTTCAATGATGGTCTGTAAGTACATCAAAGTTAAACTTATTGGTTATTGCAATAAAATCCCGGCATTCTACACCCAATGTGTCTATTCTGTTGCTGGCATGTGCTATGTGGTTGCAATATTTTTGTAGTTGATGGTTATTTTGTTGTCCGAGATCATTGTTGTTACTTATTAATCAACTTATCAATAGTTAATAGATCATTATAGACATCTATGTGTTACAAACATTAGAAATCAAAGTCCGAAAACAGAAAAAAGGGAACCATATAATCAAATCTGATgatacattgattttttttaccACCATTATGTTTATGGAAAAAGATTGGGAAGCAACTTTTTATGCCAAcatttttctttccctttaaATTTATCTTCTACACTTCGTTGGCTGAAAAAAGTAGGTTTCCTAGCAAAAGTATACATTTTTTATGATTGTTATTTTTTAGTGGTGACACCATGAGATATAACTGATTCTCGTTTAGCTGTGGGAGTGCAAAGATTATGCGGTTTTCCTTCAAaagtttctttctattttttatgatATACCTGGTCAGATTGGTTGTTGGTTTGTTCCTAGTTTGTATATAAGAGATATATGGTATATACAATATACAACTTAGTGTTTGGCAAACATTTTGACAATTGATTGAGATCTAAAATTTCATCTAAATCTAGAAAGTCCATAGATACACAAACAGGGAGAAAAAAAATTTCAGAGGATAATTTACATAGTGATGTCTAACATGTATGCATTTGATTTTGCAGCAGACATCAGCTCAGAAAAGGGGAACAACAAATCTTGAAGAGTCTGTGTTTGCCGTTAGTTTCAAATGTTTACCTTATGGCATCAAATAAATTTAGCAGTAAAagaagagatttattttgcataaTTTCATGAACAATAATATTGTACTTTCAGAACCATACCCTGTCAACTTTGGTGATAGTTATGATTGTTTGGATAAATGTTTCATGTCTTTTGGCTTTGGGAGTAATTTATGTTATAGACTCAATATTTGTGTATCTAATTGAGAACTTTGGTGTAACGGTGTTGTTGACAATCCTTTTCTTAATCCTTGCCTATAATTTGTTCCACCAATAACGATATTAAATTACTCCCAAAGTAAAGTAAAACATTATGATATATGGTTTATGATTTTATCTGAAGTATGGATTATCTCACAAAACCATGTATACAATAGAATTGTGTTAGGTATGCTCTCTCTCTCCACACACACACActgacacacacacacatatatatatatatatattctttttcttcctagtctTTTAAAGTTGGTGCAACTAAAAAAGAGTATACATAACATTATTGTGATAGGATATTTTGTAATGTATGTTGGTTGAACTCTGAAAAATACATGGATTTTATTGAATGAAAAGGAAAATCCTTTTCATTTGTCACCACTTTGAACTATTAAACCCATTACCTTTCTCCAAAATTTATATGTGGGAGTCAgttaatgcatgaaataaatcTTTCATTTTAATATGGAATATCATATTTGAATTGAATTCTGACAATTAACTTATGAAATTATATCTATTCTTATGAAAGTATAGAATTTATAAATACTTgtataattttaaaacaaattttatgCATATTCTAAAACTTATTTTACAATGGTTTTTTAGGatagaattttctaaaataaaCATAGTTGTGAAATTcggaattaataactaatttctAAAACGTTTAATTGTTCAGTTTTGTGGGCGTTCTGATAATTTtataattgaaataaattttatttctttaaagaatccttttaaaaaatagaagataattttagaaggaaaaaaagaagtGTGTTTTTGGAGAAGGTCAATACGGCTGCGTTTTGAGGACGCTGAGAATATGCAATATAACGAACTTTTGTGAAGCGCGCTTCTAGACACTTCTGTTTTCTGTTTGGTCTCTTCTTATATACGCGAGTCGCCGTTATATCTCTATAGAGatatagagaagaagaagaagaagaagaagaaggattgCGATTTGGGAGAGAagtgaagagagaagaaagaatgtCGTACTTGCTGCCGCACTTGCACTCCGGTTGGGCGGTGGATCAGGCCATTCTCTCCGAGGAAGAACGCGTTGTGGTCATCCGCTTCGGCCATGACTGGGACGACACCTGCATGCAGGTTCGTAACCCTATCCCTACTCTCTCATTTTCATTCATGCTCGAGCGATTCATTCATTTATCTCTATAATTATATACTCCTATTTGCAATTTTATCTCTTGCCTTCTTGTATTGTTTTGAAGGATTCATCTAATCTAATCTCAAATTGTTTGTTGCTGATGGGAAGCTCTTAAATTAAGAGGTAGATCACACTGCTTACCCTTTCATTTCATCTATTACTATGCGATTAACGCCTTCTGAAAATTCAGATGGATGAAGTGCTGGCGGCGGTTGCGGAGACCATAAAGAGTTTTGCGGTGATATACCTGGTGGACATCACGGAGGTGCCGGATTTCAACACCATGTACGAGCTCTACGATCCATGCACAGTCATGTTCTTCTTCAGGAACAAGCACATCATGATCGATCTTGGCACCGGTAACAACAATAAGATCAATTGGGCACTCAAGGACAAGCAGGAGTTCATTGACATCGTTGAGACTGTGTACAGGGGTGCCAGGAAGGGACGTGGTCTTGTTATTTCTCCTAAGGATTACTCCACCAAGTACCGCTACTGATTGCTACTTGTTCTTCTCTTTGATTTCATGCGCTTGAAAAATCTTCATTCAAAGTTATTGTAAACCCTAAACTCATTAGCCTTGTAGTTTGATTAGCTGAGTAGAAAACTAGAAATTGATCCTGCGGCCTCGGCCGTTGTCTGAGCCCTATTCTAATGGTTGATTGTCAGTGAGACATGTACTTTATTCACGGATTCTGATGTTAAACATATCAAGTGAGTTCTTATGAACTCTTTCTTCACTCTTGTTAATAATAATCTTCCAAGCTTTGCCTCATGCACCCTTTATATTTTAAACTTGCTAAATAAGTAAATATACAATTTTACACCATAAACAATATACTTCTATTAATATTCATAGATGTGCTTTATTTGAAAATAAGTTCAACAGAAGACTATTTTTCCACCATTTGGTCATTTAGGGGGTTAAGATCATGCATTTTTTATAAGAATGAAGTTGTCATAGGTTAGTGGAGAGAGATTAATTGTTATTTTCCCTTATTACGATGAGAGAGTTATACAACATGAAACtcttacaataaaatataaaccaAAAAAGCTCTAAAACTACTCTTACGTTggctttatttatattttattggaaAGGAACTGGAGCACCCTGTTTCTTGTTCACTATTGCCATTGCCTTGTAGCGGGTACCCATGCCAATTGGAACACAATCATCTGAACCTTCCCAAAAGGGTGCTTCACCATCACCTACAAGGCGCCAATAACCTGTCCTCAAAGATTCAGCCTGCTCCTCTGTGCAGTTCTGAAGCAGTGCTTCAACACGGAAATTTATTCCAAGGTTTCCAAGAAACTGAGATTGAGTAATTGGCCCGTGTACAGACACCTCTCCTGCattcatatattattaaattagttGGAAACTGAGATTTAGTTTTTGAGCAAATGTAAGCACTCCTCCTAGAATCGCGAGGAAATGCAAAAACACCTGAAGCTTCCTCCGCAGAATGTCTGATTGATGCAAAATCAACATAGGCACTAAGATCAGCAGATCCAGGATTATCTAGTATGTCGACAAACTGGTGTTTCCGAATCGCCTGCATAAATTCATAATCCATTGAACAATGGATTCACCAAACACATCAATTAAAGAGTACTTCTAATTAGGGAGAGAGATTAACCTGGAGACTGTCTGAGATGACTCCGTCCAAGCCATAGTCAATGATCAAAGCGCCACCGCCATCCGAACTTATCCTATTGACAATGGTCTCAGTTAACTCCATAGCTTTGGGGCAAACTTCAATTTGATTAAGTTTTGATATCTCCTCAGTTGTTGCCCACTTGCACCGCTTCAATAGATACAGAGCAGCAGGTGTAGGCTGTGGAGATAGAACAAAACGAAACCTGTCCATAAAATGTAAAAAGGTATCAATTTGTCTAAACCAAGCATAGACAAAATTAGATTAAACTGAAACACTCACGATGAATCTTCAGCGACGTCGACCATTTTCTCACACCAGCCACGAGATGCTCTCTGTTCATAGAAAAGAAAATCACACTATAGAAATATGATGCCGATAAAATGGAAAGCAGAAAGGTTGAAATAATGTGAAAATGACAGATAGCCAAAACACAGTGGAAGATAAATTGAAGAGGTCCTTGGTTTGAATTCATCTAAGCAACACAAGCATTCTATTACCTGAAATTGATGGATAGGTAGGGCATCAAAGAACTCGTGTGCAATGATAATTGTTGGCACTGCCAATCAAAGGAAGAACATGGTCATGACATTCTTTGAATATAGTATAACAATACAATATCTATGTTATTGCACAACATAACATACATCCTGAAGGAACCTCTTCCAGCAAGGTATGCCATGAAACAGGAGTACCAGCCAATGAGCTGATGGTTCTTTTAACAGTATCTTGGGCTTCATTTTCTTCATCAACACATTTCAACTTTTGGTGCTGAAGTTTCTGTAGTGCTGGACTACATTCCACCAGGTGTACATTCAATGACTTCGTGAAATTCTTAAATTTTGAAGCACCCTATAGAATGTTGAAACTTTGCTAATGACAATGATATCTTGTCTTTAAATGCACAATTAACAGTATAACCAAAAGATCCAGAAACTTGAATAGAGGTTCCAATGTAAAGCATATCAACAATGTGTGGTCTCATACCCGAAGAAGATCAGCCATAAGAGTTCCTCGACCTGGACCAAGTTCAATCAGATTTACTCTTTCAGGTTGCCCCATTTGCTCCCATAGACACATCA contains the following coding sequences:
- the LOC107629612 gene encoding NADH dehydrogenase [ubiquinone] 1 beta subcomplex subunit 2, which translates into the protein MGGGHGEGTTYKGITIHQPKRWHTVAGKGLCAVMWFWVFYRAKQDGPVVLGWRHPWEGHDDHGHGGGH
- the LOC107629610 gene encoding thioredoxin-like protein YLS8 isoform X1; amino-acid sequence: MSYLLPHLHSGWAVDQAILSEEERVVVIRFGHDWDDTCMQMDEVLAAVAETIKSFAVIYLVDITEVPDFNTMYELYDPCTVMFFFRNKHIMIDLGTGNNNKINWALKDKQEFIDIVETVYRGARKGRGLVISPKDYSTKYRY
- the LOC107629610 gene encoding thioredoxin-like protein YLS8 isoform X2: MDEVLAAVAETIKSFAVIYLVDITEVPDFNTMYELYDPCTVMFFFRNKHIMIDLGTGNNNKINWALKDKQEFIDIVETVYRGARKGRGLVISPKDYSTKYRY
- the LOC107632507 gene encoding protein arginine methyltransferase NDUFAF7 homolog, mitochondrial, which translates into the protein MSEVLTNPKAGYYINRDVFGAEGDFITSPEVSQMFGEMVGVWVMCLWEQMGQPERVNLIELGPGRGTLMADLLRGASKFKNFTKSLNVHLVECSPALQKLQHQKLKCVDEENEAQDTVKRTISSLAGTPVSWHTLLEEVPSGLPTIIIAHEFFDALPIHQFQRASRGWCEKMVDVAEDSSFRFVLSPQPTPAALYLLKRCKWATTEEISKLNQIEVCPKAMELTETIVNRISSDGGGALIIDYGLDGVISDSLQAIRKHQFVDILDNPGSADLSAYVDFASIRHSAEEASGEVSVHGPITQSQFLGNLGINFRVEALLQNCTEEQAESLRTGYWRLVGDGEAPFWEGSDDCVPIGMGTRYKAMAIVNKKQGAPVPFQ